TATGACAAAAACGTCGAAGGGGTTCGGCAGCTCAACGAGGCCAATCATCAGGTCGCAGGACTTCTTGTCGATTATTTCGACGGGCGCACGGGGCCGACGTTTGAGCCATACGTGTTCAAGTTGACCGATGCGCAAGCGCGTATCCAAGGCGATCAGGCTTGGGCCTATGCAAAGAGCCACTTTGGCACCTGACGGCCAGCACCGGTCGTTCGCGGCGGATGCCAACCTAGAAGCCTTCGAGAATGCCCCCATCAACTGAAGCCCTGCAACGGCTGAGCGACTTCGTCTCTGGCAAAACCCCGGTGCCTGAGTTCGAGCAACAGCTCTACCACGATCCGGACATTGAAACGTTGCTCTCGGAGGAGAGCGCTCCTCGATTTTGCCAAACGGGGATTACGCTATTCCACTACCTGATTGGACTCGACCTCAGCGACCCAGGCGACGTGCTCAGCGCAAAGGACGTGTTGGTCTCGTTGCTTCAGAAGCACGGAGTGAAGGCGGCGCTTCCCGCGGCCGCAACCGCGGAATATGCGCTGCTGCTCGATGCCCAGCCGCGCTGGCTCGACGCGGACGTCAAGTTCATTGCCTCGTTGCTCGATGCCGCGCCGTGTCTACCTCCCAAACAGAGAAAGGCATGGCTGCGTCAGAGAATCCTGGAACTGTTCAAGTACGCCAAGCAGCCCCCGCGCTGGTTGCAGTCTCCAGCGTGGCCCATCGGAGATGCTGGCCCTTTGGTCTTCCTGGGGCAGTTTCCTGTCGCCGGCTACTTTCATGACGAGGCGGCGGTGTATGTCTTCCATGACCCGGCGAAGGGCGCCTTCACAACATTCGTTCAGCACTGCTGAGCTCGCGGCATGAGGACGACAATCACCAGGACGCCGCCTCACGGCCAGAACCGACCGGTCGCTGACGCGCCTCAATTGCTCATAAGCAGACGTTCGAAACGGTTAGTAAGGAGCGATTCAATGGCGATCACGATGTACTGTTGGCGCTGCAAGGCTGACATGCCCATGCTGACCGAGGAAGAATGGCAAACAGTCAACCCGATCAGCTACATCGAGCAGGTCAAGAGATATCGAGAAGAGACGGGATGCACACTGGCGGAGGCGCAGAAAGCTGGTCTTGGCTATCTGTCGTTGGCCGCGTATGAGCGAATCACCGGTTTCAGGGAGACGAATCCCAATGCTCTTCTCCATCACCGGATGAGTCTCTACGGCCCACCGTGCCATGAATGCGGTAAACCGCTTCGCACGCCGGCTGCAAGTTTCTGTGCCTGGTGTAATGCGGAACGGCTACGCTGACGTTCCGAACGACTGTTGCTCTTGCGCTGGGCACAGGTCGGCGAACGGGTTCGTCGCCGCGGCAGCGCGGCCGGCTACAGTCGGCCAGGAGCGGCCTCTCGCGATCACCACCAACAAGTGAAGAGCCCAGTCAATAAGGTTTAGATGAGCGCGATTCAATATGAGCGGGCATTGGCCCTGCTTGAAGCACCCGAGAAATACCCCGGTCTAGCGCCGAGAAAGGGGATCGCGCTACTGCGCGTTTGGGTGTATCCCTCGTTTAGGCCATGCGCCGCATGGTCCATCCTCGAAAGCGGTAAAAGCTTCTTCGTCCGTCGGGTCGTATGGGACCAAGTCCCGACTGTTGATTCTCAGCCAATCACTTTCGGTGCGGAATCACCCGTGGTCGAAGAGAGCTTCAGCGGCCTGTTATCCGAGCTTCGGACAATGCAACTCTCGCCTTTTGCTTTGGCTTCAACTATCGGAATCGATGGAACCTCCTACGGAGTAGAGGTTGGCGGCTTTGGAAAATCTGGGTTCATGAGTTGGTGGGGCAAGCCGCCGGTTGGGTGGGCACCGCTTGAAGCTTGGCACGCACGCGCCATCAAACAACTCGAGTCTCTGCTCCCATCCAGCACGAGTGAGCTACCTACCTCTGAGTGACCGCTTCGGAGCGCGGCGTATGACTGCAGTGGGCCCATACCGGCAGTACGCTTTGCTCCAAAGCAGACTTCCATTGCCTCTGGCTCGGCCCGGCAACCGCCTACTTTGGCTTCTCGCTGGGAACGAGTTTTGTGGCTCTATAGGCCACGACGACGTGTGCGAATGCTCAGGGCGGTCTGTTCAGCAGCCGGCTACGCAGCTCAACTCAATGGACGCGCGACGAGTTCCCGCAGTACATCGCCCAAAGGAACCGTTCCCTTGCGGACCTTGTCCGGGTTCTCGAACTCGATCCACCCTTCGTTGAAACCGTCCAGCATCTGAATGCGCGGAAAGGGGTTGCGCAAGCCTTGTGCTCTGAAAAGCGCCTCCCAATTGGCGCGCGGCACCACCTCCGTGCGTACGTCGTGGCCCAGAACGCGAGCAAACCCCAGAGCAAGCTCGTTGGGCGTCAAGCGCTCGCCTTCAAGTTCGACAATGCGCTTGCCCTGCCAGCTTTCCTGAAGCAACTCAGCGGCGAGGTGTCCGACATCCGCGGTGGCAACCATGGGCACCGGCTTGTCGAGCGGACATAGGAAGCTCGGAATGACTCCCGTCGTGCGCGCAGGCTCCACGTCCCAGGCCGCGTTTTCCATGAACCAGGCGGCGCGCAGGAAAGTCACGGGCAAGGGCAGTGTGCCCAGGCTGGTCTCCTGCAATGAGTGCTGCTGCAACAGGTTGGGCCGTGGTGACTGAGCACCAATCGTCGACAGAGAGACGAGCTTGCCGGGCAACGTGTACTCGAGCGCCTCTCGCACCGCCGCGATGACGCGGCGGGCCTCATCAAAGTCGGGTGAGGGGTCGAACACCGGCGGCAAGACGAAGAATACGCCCTCAACACCGGCGAAAGCCTTCTTGAGTGCTTCGGCATCGTCCAGCGAGGCAATGGCAACTTCGCAGCCGCGCTGCTTCCATGCGGCGCCCTTGCCGGCGTCGCGTACGACGGCGCGAATATCCTTGCCCGCTTCCATGAGCGCGCGCGCAACGGCGCCGCCGACCTGCCCTGTGATTCCCGTGATGGCAAACATCCGAACTCCTTTTTCTCAGCAGAAATTGCCTTGGTGCAAGAAGTTTGAGCTTCGACCATCCATTTCTCAATGACATGAATGTCATTTCATTCATGCTTATTAAGCATTAATGCCGCGCGCAAGCGCTACTGCAAAAGACCGGCGATGAAGTCCAGGAAGGCGCGCGTCTTCGCTGGCAGATGCTGACGCGAAGGGTGAAACGCGTACAGCGGAAACCGCTCGTCGGGCCAATCGGGGAAGACATTGACCAGTCGCCCATCGGCCAGCATCGGCTCAGCGCCCAGATCCATCACCTGGGCGAGGCCATGGCCGGCGAGACAGACGCTGTAGAGCGTACCGGCATCGTTGACCGTCAACGCTCCGTCCATGTGGAACACCAGCTTCTTGCGACGCTTGTGAAATTCCCATGGAAATGGCCGGCCGGTTGCAGAGTCCCGGAACAGGATGCAGACATGACCGCCCAGCGTCAATTCGCGTGGATCCTTAGGGTGTCCATAGCGCTTCAAGTAGTCAGGCGAGGCCACTGTCAGCATCCGTGTGTCGAGCAACTTGCGCCCGATCAGCGTCGACGGCCGCGGATGGCCGAAACGCACTGCCAAGTCGAAACCATCGGCAACAAGGTCACCCAACTCGTCGCGGGTGATCAGTTCGAGCTTCAATTGCGGGTACGCCTCGAGAAACGCGCCAAGGCGCGGCCCCAAGATCAACCGAGAAAAGTACGGGTCGATGTTGACCCGCAGAACGCCGCGAATGGTGGTCGTTCCTTGCGCTGCGGATGTCGCTGCTTCCTCGAGCCCGGCCAGCAACGGCGCCACCTGCTCATAGAAGCGTCGGCCTTCATCCGTGAGGGCGACCGACCGCGTCGTGCGTTCGAGCAGGCGAATGCCCAGCCGGCCTTCGAGACGTGCGATGGCACGGCTGACGCCCGACTGCGACATCTGCAGGATGTCGGCCGCCGCCGCAAACGTACCGCTGTCGATGATCGCCGCGAGAACGCTAGTGCCGTTAACAATTCTTTCGTCGAATCCTGCCATTAGCACCTTGCGTGACTGATGAGAATCGCTAGTCGCTGCGACTCGCGCATTGTTTCTACCCGGCGCTAGATGCACGCGAGCGGCGAATCACGCACAGTGATGTGCGGCTGGCACCGCCAGCTTCGTCATTGCGTCGAAGCTCTGCCGAAGGTCGCCAACGAACGACTCGGCCGAGGGCACTTTGACTGCAATCGCGAATATCGCCATGGCCTGATGATATTCACAAGGGCGGCGGCGCCGGAAGGCCCGGTTGCGGCCGACAGCTGAAGTCTAGCCCGCGGCTTCCAGAGCCACCAAGTCGTCAAGATGGGGCGACCAGCCGCGAACGTCTTTTCAGACAGCCTCGGCCAATTGTTGACACGCGCGGTTAGCGTGCACGCACCTTCTCAGTCGAACTTCCTCAATCGAGGGATGCGTTAGAGCGGCCCACGATGTTTGCTCTTGGCCGAGAAAAGGCCGACCGCCGCGACCTTTGGAAGCGCCGGCAGCGTCAGCGTTTAGCGGGGCACGCTGTCACGGTCGGTGTTGTTTGCCGCGCCATCAGATTCGTCAAGGGCATCAGTGAGAACTTCTCGGGCCTTGTCCTCGATCGCATCGAAGATCTCAGGCGCGACCTCATCGGCGTAGCGCTTTCGCTTTTTATTGGAGATCGTACCGTCGTTGTTCAGCGCAATCGACACCAGCGTTGCCAGCGTCGAACCACGCAGGTCGTACTGGTCGTCAATCTGTTTGCGCACCGCGTCGAAATGAACGATGAAGTTCGTCTCGTTGCGCAACTCCACCTCCAGTGCTTCGCGCGCCATGCTCAAGCCGAATTCCACACAGCGCGTGGCATCCCAGAACCGAAAGATCGTGTCGTCACACTTGAAGGTGAATTCAAAGTCGCCCTCGCCGGCCGCTCTGGCATTGACCAACGCGCGCGCCGGACGGGAGAAGTCCTGTAGGACGCTCAGATACTGTGCCTCGTGGCGCTTCATGGCTATGGAAACCGGGAGGAGCATGCCGTCGGGCAATTGACCGGACTGGCATAGGACCTTGTGAAAGAGAAAGCGGGAAAGACGTCCGTTGCCATCCATGAACGGGTGCAAGTAAACAAAACCGAACGAGGCAATGCTGGCGGCCATCAGTGGATCCAGAAGCTTCGCGGTGTCGTTAGCGAAACGTGACCACGCATCCATCAGCTCCGGCAGATCATCAGGCCGCGGAGGCACGAAGGTCACGCCCAGCGCGCCGCGGCCGCCGTCGCTCAGCCAGTTTTGCTCTGTCCGGTATTGAACCGCTTGGTTGTAAGGATTGGAGACGATCGAGGCCTGCAACTCCACCAGATATGACTCGTCAAGGGAGCGTGGCTCGTGCGCCTGACGCAGCAGGCGAATGAATGTGCGCGCCTTGTCTTCCGACGGCGCCTCTTTCTCTATCGCGTAGCTGTCTTGGGTCTCGTGCAGATAAGCCCAGGTCAACGTGCGATCAAGGAGTTCGCGGTTGAGCGAGGTGACGAATTCACGAGTGGCCCCCAGCACATCAAAGTCCAGCGCGTCCTTTATCGCCGCCGTGCGCTCCACTGTGACGCAGTAGTCCCAGGTTCCGAGGCCGTTGAAGTTGACTCGCCATCGAGAGTCGCGGTCGGTGCCGCCTGTGTAGTAACGACCCTCGTCGAACAAGTCAACATAGCCCGCGGTGACGACCGGCTGGGCCACCACTTGGTTGCCAGTGAAGTGTTCCCACGTGCTGCAGAGCATTCGCACGTATTGTCCATTCGGAGTCGCGGCAAGCGCCGCGGCAAGGTCGGCGCCTGCGAGGTGCTTGGATGCGCCTGCAAGCACCTGCAGGTTCACTCCCTCGTGCTTGAGGGCGAAAAGCAAGTGCGCTACCAGGTCGCCGTCGGCCGGCGCCATGGCGGCCGGCACGCCAAGTGCCTCCGCCGATGACATGATGCGCGTGACCGGTTTGACCAGAGCGGGTCGGCTCACTTCGAAGATGGGCAGGTCCAAGCTTGACCGCACGTATTCGTACCCCACGTAGGCCATGCTTTTCCTAAGTGTTACAAGATTTCGTGCATTTTAGGACTTGGATCCCAGAATTTTGTCATTTCCCTGGCGCTTGGCGCGGCGCGTCCACTCATCACGGATGTGGACGGACCACTTCGCGCTATAGAAGTCCGCGTCGGCCAAGCTGAGCAGCACGTCGCGCAGCAACGCCGGATACAGGACGTTGGCATCGAGCACCGCTGTGTACCGGGCGCTTCCCGCCACTCACAGCTCCTCGCCCATCTCCTGGGAGAGGTCATTCAATTGTTTGAGGGCGCCGGCCGACCGCTGCTTCTGCTCGTCCTTGTAGCGCATGAGTTCTTCGAACTCGATGCGGCGGTGCCGGTTGATCAGCCGGCACTTCAGCCGGCCAGCCTCGATCTCCTTGATCACGAAGGGGCGCGACACATTCAGAAGCGCCGCAGCTTGCTGCGTCGTGAGTTCCAGCTTCTGCGGGACAAGCATCATCGGCTCGCGCTTGGCCATCTGGCGCAGCACGTCGGCAAAGAAGTGCAACGCACGCGGAGGCAGGAGCAGCACCGGGGCTTCACCCCTGCTGTCCCCCTCCACTTCGATGGTCACCTTGACGGCTTTTGCGTTGGAGTGATCCAGGGCCGCAACCAGGCACGCCGTCGCCGCGCCGGCCATTTCCGCTTCCATTTCGCTGGCTGGGTCGAGTATCTGGTTCATGCTGGTCCTTTCATAGCTGGCGTTACGCCGACGCCTCAAGCGAAATATACGCACTAAACGCAATATTCGCAATTGACAGGCGTGGGAAGGAAGATGGCGCTCTTGTCAGCTGGTGCCCTCAATCAACCGCCGGATCCTGCGGCCACCGGCCTCGTGGCCATGCCCCCGAGAGAGCGCACTAAGGCAGGCGATTTCCAGCGCTGGACAACGCTGCCGACCTTCCAGCCGTATTTGTGGCAGGTGGCAGAAACGTTGTCCTCCATCAGCGTCACCAAGCCTCAGTGCTGGCAGGCGTACTGGTTCAGGCCGGTGCGTTGAGCGCGCTGCTGCCGCATTCGCCGCACTTGAGCGTCTGGAGATCGATGGTCATGGCGCGCTTTCGATGTTGTTCTTCTTGTGCTCTGGGGCCGCCAGCCACGCGGCAAGCCCGTCGCGGCGCATGCACTCGGCCAGCGCGAGCTGCAGTTGCGCGCCTTCGTGCAGGTCTTGTTCGGTGGTTTCGTAGTGCATCTGGTAGAGCGCCTGGCCCTCTGTTTCGCCCATGCCATGCAGCGCGGCAATACGGCCGGCCAGGTCGGACGTCTCTTGCGGCTTGAGGCGCGTGAAGGCCTGCCGCAGATCGGGCAGATGCGCCACGAAAGCCTCGGCGTCCCAGCCCTGGACCAGGCCGTCGAGGCCTTCGAGCAGCGCGGGCAGGCGCAGCAGCAGTTCAGGCGCCGCGGCCATCACCCCGCTGAGAAAACGTACCGCCTCGCGCGGCTCTGCGCCCGCGCCGAAGCGCTGGCGCACCACGGTGTCGAGCGCGTTCTCGTCCCAGTGCCCGTCAAGGTACAGCAGGGCCGAAGCGGCGCCCGCCACGGCGGGTGCGGCCGATGCACCGGTCGCGAATCGTTCGAGTTGCGCACGCAGCAGATCGAGGTCGATGGCGCCGTCGCCGGCTTCCCCCAGTTCGGCTTGCAGCGAGGCCAGCAGGCGCCCAAGTTCGCGCAGTGAAAGCAGTTGCTTCACCGCGCCTGCCTCGCCCTCTTCGGGGCACCCGCCCACATCGGGCAGCAGGAACAGCGCCGCGGGCCACACCCGCTCCAGCAGGCTGCGCAGCTGTGGATCCTGCTGCACGCCCAGCGGCTCCCGCGCACGCCAGAGCGTGACGAGCCGGTGCCCGCACTCGACCACCGAGCCGAGCGAGGCATCTTCGTCGAGGTGCGTGGACAGCATCGAGAGCAGCTGGGGAAGGCGCGACTGCAGCCCGACCAGGCAGGCGCGCAGCAACAGCGCCACGGCCGCGCTCGCGCTGCGTCCCCGGCCCTGGTCGGACAGCGCGGCTTCTTCCTTCCGCAGCTTGGCCATGCAGACGGCCTCCACGCTTGCGCCATCGGCCGCCAGTTCAATCAGTCGCGCCTCCACCAGCGGCGACCAGGCGGCGCGCCATTCTTCGAACAGCAAATGCAAACGGCTGTTGCCGAGAAAATCCGGGCCCGCGAGCCAGGTGCCGAGCCCCGTGTCGAGGTACGCCATGGCATGGAAGAAGCGGCTGCGCTCGCGGTGCGAAGGCTTGCGATAAAGATCCAGCCGCGCTATGCGCGCGGTGCTGTCGTCCAGCCGCACGCCGGCCAGGCGGGCGAGCCTGCGCGCGTCCTCGATCAGCGGCGGCGAGCCTGCCGAAGGCGGCACGTCGCCGATGCGCGTGCCGCTCAGAAAGGCGCGCAGGTCGGCGGTAAAGCCGCGCGTGCCTTCGTCGATGGCGCCCTTGATGAAGCAGGAGCGGATCGCATCGAGCAGGTCCTGCCGGCCGGGACCGGCATTGCCGCGCAGCGCCGCAAGCCGCATGGCCTGCGCGGCGGCGGCCTGCACGAGCGCGGTGGACACCGCATCGGCATGGTCCTGCGCGCGGGTCTGGCGCGCAAAGCGGGTCAGGCTGTCGAGCGCCACTGCGGTGAAGGGGTCGGCATCGCCGGCCTCGAGGCGCTCCCACACCTGCTGGTAGTAGCCGGGGGATGGCATGCCCGAGGCATAGCCGTTGAGCGCGTCGAGCCGCTCGAAGCTGTAGCGGATCAACCATGCGTTGTCTGGAGCGTCCTTGCCGGCGGGCGCCTTCGAGGGCTTGGCCTTCTGCCACTGGTTGACCAGTTCGAGCGTGTGGAAGCCGCCGGTGACGACCACGATCGGCCCCTCGACCTCGTTGCGCCAGCGCCGGATGTGTGCCGCCATGTGGCGCTCCCGCGGCAGGCTCAGCTCGGCCTCGAGCACCTCGGGCTCGTAGTCGAGCCGCGCCATCGCGCACCAGCTGAACACGTCCGAGAAGAAGGCGCGCCAGTGGCCGAGAGCGGCCGACGTGCGCAGTTCGAACAGCCGGTCCCACAGCTCCTGGTGATCGACGCAGCCGAGCTGGGCGGCCATGGCGTTCAGGTAGCGGCTGTGCGCGAAATGGCGCTCTTCCATCAGGCTGCGCGCTGCGTCGCGTGCATCGCCTTCGTCGCCCTCACCCTGGTCGCCTTCCTCGCCTTCGTCGCGATGCCAGGCCTTGTCGCTCCAGGGAAGATCGATCAGCCCCAGGCGCGCGCCGAGCGCCGCGCCTTCGCGCACCGCAATCCACTCAGGGCTGTAGTCGCAGAACGGAAAGAACGACGTGCGCGATTCCGTGCGCGTCTTCTCCTCCGAGTCGGGGTCGTCGACCGGAACCTGCCGGGTGCTCTGGCACAGCCATGCAACGGGAGCGGTGGTTTGCGCATGCTGCAGCAGCGGCAGCAGCGCGTTCAGGTCGTCCGGTCCTTCGACCAGCACGGCCGCCGGTTTGATCTCGCGCAGCAGCGCCCTCAAGGCGAATGCGCAGGCCGGGCTGTGGTGCCTCACGGGCACGAAGAACACGCCCTCGCCATCCTCGCCGAACAGCCGGCCGCGCGCGGCCTCCAGCGCCGCAGGCAGAACGCTGCCGGCTTCCGCAGCTACTGCCACAGCGCGCGCGCCGCGTCGTGAAAGGTCTTCCACTGCGCGTCGCGCTTGCCGCGTTCGCGCACCACCGTGTCGAAGTAATGGCGCACGCGCTTCACATCGTCGGTGCTGTCCTTCAGAACCACGCCTTGCAGCTGGCCCGCGATCTCGCGCACGGTGAGCTGGCCGCCGTTGAAATGGCGCGCCTGCAGGGCCGCCGCATAAGCCACGTTCACGGCCTCGGCGGTGGACATCACGGCATCGAGGCCCTTGATGGCGGTGCCGTCCTGCGTCTGGCCCGCGCGCAGCTCCTGGAAGGTGGTGACCAGCAGCGCCACCACGTCGCGCGGCACATCGACCGGCGATTCACCGCCGCTGTCGAGCTCGCGCTTCAGCTGCGCCATCACCAGTTCGACCTCGAACGAATGGTCACGGATAGGCTTGACCGTTTCGAAGTTGAAGCGGCGCTTGAGCGCGGACGACATCTCGTGCACGCCGCGGTCGCGCAGGTTGGCCGTGGCAATGATGTTGAAGCCGCGCTGTGCATAGAGCCGGGCATCGTCGCCCAGCTCCGGAATCATGAGCTGCTTGTCGCTCATGAGCGAAATCAGCACGTCCTGGATCTCGGGCGGGCAGCGCGTGATTTCCTCGAAGCGCACCAGCTTTCCCGCACGCATGGCCTGGTAGAGCGGAGAAGGCACCAGCGCGCGCTGGCTCGGCCCTTCGGCCAGCAGCAGCGCGTAGTTCCAGCTGTACTTGATGTGGTCTTCGGTGGTGCCGGCCGTGCCCTGCACCGTAAGCCCCGAATCACCGCTGATGGCAGCCGCGAGCAGCTCCGAAAGCAGCGACTTCGCAGTGCCCGGCTCGCCCACGAGCATCAGGCCCTGGTGGCCCATGAGCGTCACGATGGCGCGGTCGACCAGCGGATCGTCACCGTAGAACTTGCGGCTCACCTGCAGCTTCTCGTCGCCGAGGATGAAGCGCCGCACCGCGCGCGGCGAGAGCTTCCATCCGGTGGGCCGCGCATCGGTGTCGGCCGCATGCAGCCGCGCGAGCTCGTCCGCATAGCGCGCCTCGGGGGCAAGGCGCACGGCCTGGGTCGCGGGAGAAGAAGACGGTGATGTGCCGGTGCTCATGATGATGTTGCTGCTGGTTTTTCTGTGTGTAGGCGCGGCGGGCTTACCACGGCATCTTCTTTTCCCAGCCCGCGTCGAACCCGGCGCAGGCCTGGGCAATGGCCAGGTAGTCGGCATAGGCCTCTGCCAGGAGCACTGGCGGCACGCTCGACAGCGGCAGCGCCCGGTCGCTGTAGCCGCGGGTCTTCATGTCCTCGAAGCCCAGCGTCTTGAGCGCCGCGGGCACGTTCTCTTCCGGCAAGGTGTTGCCCGAGAACTCGATGGCCACGCGCACGCCGGCCGACGAAAACTCCTTGGTGTACTGATAGAAGAAGCCGCCGTCCTCGGCTTGCGCGCGCTGGTAGCCGAGCTTGGCAAAGCTGCCGCGCAGCGTGAAGGTGTCGCTGACCCAGCCCAGCCGGTCGTTGATTTCGCTCACCGGCTGGCCCTTGTCGTCGGTAAACGCAACCGCGGGCGGCTTGCGCGTCATCTGCGCGAAGAGGGGCGCCACCTTGTAGTCTTTGAAGTGCTCGTTCCACGCGGCGGCTGTGCCTTCGTCGACCAGCGAGGCGTGGCCCAGGCGCAGCTGGCTGTCGGCCGCAAGCTCGACCTCGTCGTCCTGCGTGTCGATCAGGCTGCCGTCCTCGGTGGGGCGGAAGCTGCCGCGCACCGCGCCTTCCGCGTCCAGTTCGAGCCACACGAGCCGCTGTATCAGCCGCCCGGCAATCGGGTGCCGGTGCAGGTATTCGCGCCACTCGGCCTGCGGCCAGACACGGCCGGTGCACATGGCTTCGAACAGGCGCGCGGTCTGCAGGTCGATGACCTGTTTGAGTTCTTTCTTGCTGGTCGAGAACTGGGCCTTCGCGTCCTTGATGAGCGCCGGGTCGTCGTTCTGGCGCGGCTCGGGCAGGGTCTTGACGATCTTGCCCTCGGGATTGCGCAGCTCGGGCTTCATCGCGGCGTCGAGCACCACGGTGAAGATGCGGTCGCCATAGGCAAGTTCGAGCTTGCCGGTATCGTCCAGGCCCGCGGTGGGAATGGTGCGGTCGGCGAGCTGGTCCTGCGTCCAGCCGTTGCGGTCGGCAATCTGCTGCACCAGGGCGCGCGCCTTCTCCTGGACCGAGGCGGTGCGGTAGCGGCGCGAAATGCCCAGCAGCAGCTGGATCACGACCGGGTCGTTGCCCGGTGCCACACCTTCGAGCATGGCTTCGATCTGCGAGCGGCGCTGGTAATGGTCGCGCATGTACTGCTGCAGCAGCGTGACGACCTCGTGCCCCGGCGTGTGGGCCGTCAGGGCCAGAATGCCTTTTTCGCCGATCGCGCTGCCGAGGTATTCGCTCATCTTCTCGCGCTTGCACTCCTCGAAGACCTGCTCCTGCGTCTTCTGGAAGTCGGCTTCGTAGTACTGCTTGTGCTCGGCCTTCGCGTTCTGGTAGCGCTGCTGGTTGCCCTGGTAGCGCTGCGGTGCATGGGCGTTGGCATGCGCAATGCCTTCGTCGAGCGTGGGGTGGCGCGTGTCCTGCGCGATGAACTGGCGCAGCACCAGGCTGCCGACGGCCTGGCGGCTGGCTGCGTCGAGCAGGCCGAGGTAGCGCGTGAGCAGCGCGTTGCCGCCCGGCTCCTTGAGCTTGCAGGCGAGCACCACCCACCAGCGCACGATCTCGGGTTCTACCGGGCTGCCGTCCAGCCATTTGCAGGCGGGCAGCGCGTCGAGAGAGAACCACGCAAGGCCCGCCGGGGGCCTGGCCTTCAGGCCCTTCTTTGCTTCTGCCAGAAGGATGGCCGGCGCAAGGCGCGCGGAAATGTCGTCGCCCAGCGCCTCGAGCGCGGTGAGATAGGCCGCGCGCACGGTCTCGCGGGTTTCCTTCTCGAGCGCCTTGGTAATGGCGGGCACGGCATCGGCGTACTTGAGCTCGGCCAGCCAGTTGGCGGCCTCGATGCGCACCTCGCTCTTGGTGGAGCCGAGCGACTCGACCACGCGCCGGCCGATGTCGGGCAGCATCGACAGCGCCTTCTGAGCGGCTGCGCGATGCGTCTTGCCTTCGCCGAGCGCCAGCTCCATCACGCGCGGCAGCCAGCGCGCCTGCACGGTCGGGAAGACGGCCAGGGTGCGCAGCGTGGCGTTCAGGTCGAGCTGGGTCTGGCGGCCTTCGCGCTTTGGCGGCGCAATGAGGCCCAGGCCTTCGTCGATGTACTCGGGGTGCTCCGCGAAGAAGGGCCACACGCGGTCGGCCGGCAACACCTCGACCGCTGTGGCCCGGTTCCAATACTGGTAGAGCGCGGTGTGCGCCACATCGTCGATCGGCATGCCGGAGCGCTTGAGCAACTCGGCCAGCGCGCGCAGGTCGACCGATCCCACGGGCTGGCGGCCGAGCCACTTGTGAAAGCCG
The Variovorax paradoxus genome window above contains:
- a CDS encoding NmrA family NAD(P)-binding protein, encoding MFAITGITGQVGGAVARALMEAGKDIRAVVRDAGKGAAWKQRGCEVAIASLDDAEALKKAFAGVEGVFFVLPPVFDPSPDFDEARRVIAAVREALEYTLPGKLVSLSTIGAQSPRPNLLQQHSLQETSLGTLPLPVTFLRAAWFMENAAWDVEPARTTGVIPSFLCPLDKPVPMVATADVGHLAAELLQESWQGKRIVELEGERLTPNELALGFARVLGHDVRTEVVPRANWEALFRAQGLRNPFPRIQMLDGFNEGWIEFENPDKVRKGTVPLGDVLRELVARPLS
- a CDS encoding Fic family protein, which gives rise to MDLPIFEVSRPALVKPVTRIMSSAEALGVPAAMAPADGDLVAHLLFALKHEGVNLQVLAGASKHLAGADLAAALAATPNGQYVRMLCSTWEHFTGNQVVAQPVVTAGYVDLFDEGRYYTGGTDRDSRWRVNFNGLGTWDYCVTVERTAAIKDALDFDVLGATREFVTSLNRELLDRTLTWAYLHETQDSYAIEKEAPSEDKARTFIRLLRQAHEPRSLDESYLVELQASIVSNPYNQAVQYRTEQNWLSDGGRGALGVTFVPPRPDDLPELMDAWSRFANDTAKLLDPLMAASIASFGFVYLHPFMDGNGRLSRFLFHKVLCQSGQLPDGMLLPVSIAMKRHEAQYLSVLQDFSRPARALVNARAAGEGDFEFTFKCDDTIFRFWDATRCVEFGLSMAREALEVELRNETNFIVHFDAVRKQIDDQYDLRGSTLATLVSIALNNDGTISNKKRKRYADEVAPEIFDAIEDKAREVLTDALDESDGAANNTDRDSVPR
- a CDS encoding helix-turn-helix domain-containing protein, giving the protein MNQILDPASEMEAEMAGAATACLVAALDHSNAKAVKVTIEVEGDSRGEAPVLLLPPRALHFFADVLRQMAKREPMMLVPQKLELTTQQAAALLNVSRPFVIKEIEAGRLKCRLINRHRRIEFEELMRYKDEQKQRSAGALKQLNDLSQEMGEEL
- a CDS encoding LysR family transcriptional regulator — encoded protein: MAGFDERIVNGTSVLAAIIDSGTFAAAADILQMSQSGVSRAIARLEGRLGIRLLERTTRSVALTDEGRRFYEQVAPLLAGLEEAATSAAQGTTTIRGVLRVNIDPYFSRLILGPRLGAFLEAYPQLKLELITRDELGDLVADGFDLAVRFGHPRPSTLIGRKLLDTRMLTVASPDYLKRYGHPKDPRELTLGGHVCILFRDSATGRPFPWEFHKRRKKLVFHMDGALTVNDAGTLYSVCLAGHGLAQVMDLGAEPMLADGRLVNVFPDWPDERFPLYAFHPSRQHLPAKTRAFLDFIAGLLQ
- a CDS encoding ATP-binding protein; this encodes MSTGTSPSSSPATQAVRLAPEARYADELARLHAADTDARPTGWKLSPRAVRRFILGDEKLQVSRKFYGDDPLVDRAIVTLMGHQGLMLVGEPGTAKSLLSELLAAAISGDSGLTVQGTAGTTEDHIKYSWNYALLLAEGPSQRALVPSPLYQAMRAGKLVRFEEITRCPPEIQDVLISLMSDKQLMIPELGDDARLYAQRGFNIIATANLRDRGVHEMSSALKRRFNFETVKPIRDHSFEVELVMAQLKRELDSGGESPVDVPRDVVALLVTTFQELRAGQTQDGTAIKGLDAVMSTAEAVNVAYAAALQARHFNGGQLTVREIAGQLQGVVLKDSTDDVKRVRHYFDTVVRERGKRDAQWKTFHDAARALWQ
- a CDS encoding DUF5682 family protein, with translation MAVAAEAGSVLPAALEAARGRLFGEDGEGVFFVPVRHHSPACAFALRALLREIKPAAVLVEGPDDLNALLPLLQHAQTTAPVAWLCQSTRQVPVDDPDSEEKTRTESRTSFFPFCDYSPEWIAVREGAALGARLGLIDLPWSDKAWHRDEGEEGDQGEGDEGDARDAARSLMEERHFAHSRYLNAMAAQLGCVDHQELWDRLFELRTSAALGHWRAFFSDVFSWCAMARLDYEPEVLEAELSLPRERHMAAHIRRWRNEVEGPIVVVTGGFHTLELVNQWQKAKPSKAPAGKDAPDNAWLIRYSFERLDALNGYASGMPSPGYYQQVWERLEAGDADPFTAVALDSLTRFARQTRAQDHADAVSTALVQAAAAQAMRLAALRGNAGPGRQDLLDAIRSCFIKGAIDEGTRGFTADLRAFLSGTRIGDVPPSAGSPPLIEDARRLARLAGVRLDDSTARIARLDLYRKPSHRERSRFFHAMAYLDTGLGTWLAGPDFLGNSRLHLLFEEWRAAWSPLVEARLIELAADGASVEAVCMAKLRKEEAALSDQGRGRSASAAVALLLRACLVGLQSRLPQLLSMLSTHLDEDASLGSVVECGHRLVTLWRAREPLGVQQDPQLRSLLERVWPAALFLLPDVGGCPEEGEAGAVKQLLSLRELGRLLASLQAELGEAGDGAIDLDLLRAQLERFATGASAAPAVAGAASALLYLDGHWDENALDTVVRQRFGAGAEPREAVRFLSGVMAAAPELLLRLPALLEGLDGLVQGWDAEAFVAHLPDLRQAFTRLKPQETSDLAGRIAALHGMGETEGQALYQMHYETTEQDLHEGAQLQLALAECMRRDGLAAWLAAPEHKKNNIESAP